The Methylocystis sp. ATCC 49242 region TCGTCGCGTAATGAAATTCATGCCCGCGAAGCAGCTGCCCTGCGGCGCCCAGTAAGTGATCCGCGGCAAGTCGAGCCCGGCGATAGCCGAGATGCAGCTTTCGCTTTGCGAAACTGGTTTCGAGGTCGAGGAGGCCTGCCATCGCATGGGCGGCGCCGGCGGCGTCCACCAGCCCGCGCCCCAGGACCATGTAACCGCCGCACTCGCCATGAACTGGGCGAGTGGTGGCGAATTGGCGAAGGCCGCTCAAAAAACGTCCCGCCTGGGCGAGGCGTCCGGCGTGGAGTTCGGGATAACCGCCCGGCAGCCAGCAAAGGTCGCAGTGCTCCGGCGGCGGCTCGTCGGCGAGGGGAGCGAAAAAGAAAAGCTCGGCCCCGGCGGCCCGCCAGGCCTGCGCGAGATGGGGGTAGAAGAAGGAGAAGGCGTCGTCGCGCGCAATCGCAATCCGCTGCGCGGGCGGCTTGAAAATGTACTGAGATCCGCCGGTGGGAAAGGCGCCCTCGCTGCTGCGCGCGGAAGCGGCGACGGCGTCGACGTCCACATGCGCCTCGATGAAATCCGCCAGCTCGTCGAGCCGGGCGTCGAGGTCCGCGGTCTCGCCGGCCTGGACCAGACCGAGGTGGCGCTCGGGCAGGGCGACGCTCTCGTTGCGCGGGAGAGCGCCGAAGACGGTCAGGTCCAGCGCCGCGGCGCCTTCGCTGACGAGCCGTCGATGGCGTTCGCTACCAACCCGGTTCATCACCACGCCGGCGATTTTCACGCGGGCGTCATGCGTCGCAAGGCCGCGCAACACCGCCGCCGCCGTCTGGGCCTGACCCGAGACGTCGTGAATGAGCAGGACCGGCCAGCCGAGCAGGGCGGCGATATCGGCGCTGGCGCCCACGCCCGCCGCTCCGCCGGGCGCGCCATCGAACAGGCCCATCGCTCCTTCCCCGACGACAATGTCGGCGTCCCTGGCTGCGCCGCCAGCGAGGCCGGCGATGAGGTCGGCGTCCATGGCCCAGGAATCGAGATTGAGACTTTGACGACCGGTAGCCGCCGCATGGAAGGCTGGATCGATATAATCGGGGCCGCATTTCACTGCGCTCACGCGCATGCCGCGCCGGGTCAGCGCCCGCATGAGGCCGAGCGCCAGCGTCGTCTTGCCGGAGCCGGAGCGCGCCGCGGCGATGATAAGACCGGGCGCGATCACACCCCGCCTCGCGGCCGGAAACGGCGGTCGTAGCCAGCGTCATACAGCGCGCTCTCGCGAAAATCCGTCGCGCCGAGCGCCGGGCCAACGAGAATCAGCGCCGTACGCTCCATCGGCGCCTCGGATACGCGCGCCTCTATATCGGAGAGCGCGCCGCGCAAGATGCGTTCGTCTGGCCAGGACGCGCGAAAGACGACGGCCACCGGACAATCGGCGCCATAGAAGGGCGTAAGCTCCGCGACGACGCGCGCCAGCACATGAATCGAGAGGTGGATGGCGAGGGTTGCGCCCGATTGCGCAAAGGTTGCCAGCTTCTCGCGCTCGGGCATGGCCGACGCGCGGCCCGAGGTGCGGGTCAGCACCAGAGACTGCGCGACCTCCGGCAGAGTCAGCTCGCGCTTCAGCGCCGCGGCCGCAGCGGCGAAAGAGGGCACGCCTGGCGTCATCGTATAAGGGATGTCCAGCGCGTCGAGCCGCCGCATCTGCTCGCCCACGGCGCTCCAGATGGAGAGATCGCCGGAGTGCAGCCGCGCCACATCGAGGCCGGCGTCATGCGCGGCTTTCATCTCCCCAATAATGTCATCGAGGGAGAGTGGCGCCGTGTCGACGATGCAGGCGTCGGGCGGGCAATGCGCCAGCACGCCGGCGGGCACGAGCGACCCCGCGTAAAGACAGACTGGACAGCGCGCGATAATGTCGCGTCCGCGCAGTGTGAGAAGATCGGCGGCGCCGGGTCCTGCGCCGATGAAATGCACCGTCATTCCTTATCCTTTGCGCTCTCTTCCGCGCTGATCGCAAGAGCGCAGGCGGCATGAGGCGTCGCAACGCGCCGCGCGATCAATCTGCTGTCGGGCCCGGCGCCGACGAGCGCCGCCGTTTCCGCCACGCTGCCGACTCCGAACATGGCCTGCACGCGCGGCGAATGCGTCGGTGCGGCGCTCTTGCGCGCGCGCAGCGCATCGAGCGGGAGGAAGATGATGTCGACGCCGAGTTGACGCGCGGCCTCCTGAAGGCCCGCTTCTTCCGCCTTGCTCTCCAGCGTGCAGAGCGTGACGCGGCTCATATCGACATGGTGCTGGCCGACGATTTGCCGCACGAGATCGACGATCTCCTGCGCATCGACGCCCCGTCGCGCGCCGATGCCGGCCGCGTAGCGCGCAATCATGGCTTCGTCGCCCGCCATTGCATCACCGCCATCGCCGGGTCGAGCCCGTGAAAGCGCCCGACCGGACGGGCGCGGGAGATTTGCAGGTGAATGAGTTCGCCGCCTTTTTCTGCATAGTTTTGTGAGAGGAGCGCCTGCGTTTCGATCGTCACGGCGTTGACGACGATACGGGCGCCGCCGGGCAAGGCGCTCCATGCGCTTTGCAACATCTGCCCATCAGCGCCGCCGCCGATGAAGATTGCGTCCGGCGGCGCGAGTCCGGCAAGCGCCTGCGGCGCCGCGCCTGTCAAGATCCTGAGGTCGGGAACGCCGAGCGCGAGCGCATTGAGCGAAATGCGCGCCGCGCGCTCCGCGTCGCGTTCGATTGCAACGGCGCGGTTGGCGGGATCGCGCAGCATCCATTCGATGGAAATGGAGCCGGAGCCGGCGCCGATGTCCCAAAGCGTCTCGCCCTTGCGTGGCGCAAGCGCAGAGAGTGTAACGGCGCGAATCTCGCGCTTCGTGAGCTGGCCGTCGTTCTCGAACCAGTCGTCGGGAAGGCCGGGAGCGAGCGGAATGATGCGCGCGCCGGAGTCAGCCTGCACTTCGATCGCGACCGTATTGAGCGCCGCGACCTCATTGAAACGGAAATCCTTCGCGCTCGTTTCGCGCATGCGCTCATTGGGTCCGCCCAGATGTTCCAGCACATGTAGCCGCGAGTCGCCCATGCCGCGCGCGTCGAGATATTCCGCGAGCCGCGCTGGCGTCGTCTCGTCCCAGGATAGCGCGATGATGCGCGCGCGCGGTTGCAGGTAGGGCGCAATGCGCTCGAAGGCGCGCCCGTGCAGCGAGATGAGCGCGCAATCCTGCTGGCTCCATTTCAGTCGCGCGGCGGCGAGCGAAAAAGCCGATGGACTCGGAACGCAGAAGATTTCCTCGCTTGTGATATGGCGCGAGAGAAGATCGCCGACGCCATAGAAAAATGGATCGCCGGACGCGAGAACGACTGTCGGCTCGCCGCGCTGCACGAGAATTTGCGGGATGGCGTCCGACAATGGCGACGGCCATTGCAGGCGCTTTGCGGCGGTATCCCCGATCAGGGCAAGATGGCGCGCTCCGCCGACGATCAGCGTCGCCTGTTCAAGGAGTGTGCGCGCGGCCGGGGAAAGCGCTGCGAAGCCTTCTTCGCCAACGCCGACAATGGACAGCCAGGGGCGCATCAATTGGCCTTCCGCGACGTATAGACCCAATCACGCGCGCCCTCGCGCGCAATTCGCCGCGTGCCGCTCGCGCCGATGAGGACGAGCGTCGACATGTCGACCTGCGAGGGATCAACCTTGTCGAGTTGCGTGAGGATCATTTCTTCCCCCTCGCGCCCGACGGATTTCGCGAGGCTCACAAAAGTTTCGCCGGGGAGAAAGCGCCGCAGCAGCGCAAAGGCGTCAGCGATGCGCGTCGGTCGCGCGCGTGACGCGGGATTGTATAATGCGATGACGAAATCGCCGCGCGCCGCATGCTCCAGCCGCTTCTCGATCACGTCCCATGGCTTGAGATTGTCCGAGAGCGAGATAGCGCAAAAATCATGTCCGAGCGGCGCGCCGAGCCGCGCGGCCGCGGCCTGCATCGCTG contains the following coding sequences:
- a CDS encoding cobalamin biosynthesis protein, which encodes MAGDEAMIARYAAGIGARRGVDAQEIVDLVRQIVGQHHVDMSRVTLCTLESKAEEAGLQEAARQLGVDIIFLPLDALRARKSAAPTHSPRVQAMFGVGSVAETAALVGAGPDSRLIARRVATPHAACALAISAEESAKDKE
- the cobJ gene encoding precorrin-3B C(17)-methyltransferase, whose amino-acid sequence is MNGRLYVVGLGPADARWLTLEAQQALAEAQDVIGYAPYVARVPEREGQTRLSSDNRVEIDRAREALVRASAGRIVAVVSGGDPGVFAMAAAVFEAVDHGPREWRDLDIRVMPGVSAMQAAAARLGAPLGHDFCAISLSDNLKPWDVIEKRLEHAARGDFVIALYNPASRARPTRIADAFALLRRFLPGETFVSLAKSVGREGEEMILTQLDKVDPSQVDMSTLVLIGASGTRRIAREGARDWVYTSRKAN
- a CDS encoding cobyrinate a,c-diamide synthase — translated: MIAPGLIIAAARSGSGKTTLALGLMRALTRRGMRVSAVKCGPDYIDPAFHAAATGRQSLNLDSWAMDADLIAGLAGGAARDADIVVGEGAMGLFDGAPGGAAGVGASADIAALLGWPVLLIHDVSGQAQTAAAVLRGLATHDARVKIAGVVMNRVGSERHRRLVSEGAAALDLTVFGALPRNESVALPERHLGLVQAGETADLDARLDELADFIEAHVDVDAVAASARSSEGAFPTGGSQYIFKPPAQRIAIARDDAFSFFYPHLAQAWRAAGAELFFFAPLADEPPPEHCDLCWLPGGYPELHAGRLAQAGRFLSGLRQFATTRPVHGECGGYMVLGRGLVDAAGAAHAMAGLLDLETSFAKRKLHLGYRRARLAADHLLGAAGQLLRGHEFHYATILRENGEPFALARDAYSDHDAPAGLRQGCVSGSFFHLIG
- a CDS encoding bifunctional cobalt-precorrin-7 (C(5))-methyltransferase/cobalt-precorrin-6B (C(15))-methyltransferase produces the protein MRPWLSIVGVGEEGFAALSPAARTLLEQATLIVGGARHLALIGDTAAKRLQWPSPLSDAIPQILVQRGEPTVVLASGDPFFYGVGDLLSRHITSEEIFCVPSPSAFSLAAARLKWSQQDCALISLHGRAFERIAPYLQPRARIIALSWDETTPARLAEYLDARGMGDSRLHVLEHLGGPNERMRETSAKDFRFNEVAALNTVAIEVQADSGARIIPLAPGLPDDWFENDGQLTKREIRAVTLSALAPRKGETLWDIGAGSGSISIEWMLRDPANRAVAIERDAERAARISLNALALGVPDLRILTGAAPQALAGLAPPDAIFIGGGADGQMLQSAWSALPGGARIVVNAVTIETQALLSQNYAEKGGELIHLQISRARPVGRFHGLDPAMAVMQWRATKP
- the cobM gene encoding precorrin-4 C(11)-methyltransferase; this translates as MTVHFIGAGPGAADLLTLRGRDIIARCPVCLYAGSLVPAGVLAHCPPDACIVDTAPLSLDDIIGEMKAAHDAGLDVARLHSGDLSIWSAVGEQMRRLDALDIPYTMTPGVPSFAAAAAALKRELTLPEVAQSLVLTRTSGRASAMPEREKLATFAQSGATLAIHLSIHVLARVVAELTPFYGADCPVAVVFRASWPDERILRGALSDIEARVSEAPMERTALILVGPALGATDFRESALYDAGYDRRFRPRGGV